One Kineococcus radiotolerans SRS30216 = ATCC BAA-149 DNA window includes the following coding sequences:
- a CDS encoding sensor histidine kinase yields the protein MNALAAPADPWVARWRLAPRVRDVLAVLASLFVAVAWFATVVSGPGPSAGGGPPFPAEGVAWSTATPVQVGAAVVVVVTCLALWWRRSHPVLLCLVALAAAFLLAFDGAVFPALLTLAVRRRDRLLVLTSVVAVVATTSASLRTTTDSWSLSLTWSLIAVSLCVFVGAFVGARRELVRSLRERAERAEHEQVLRAEQARLAERTRIAREMHDVLAHRISLVALHAGGLEVRPDVGPEQVEATAATIRETARSALEDLRRVLGVLRAPGTGSAATTAAELAPQPTLVDVRQLVESTREAGVSAEFRTDVPVHADVPAELGRTVYRVVQEALTNVHKHAPSAQTVVTVSGEVGREMLVQVVNARPSGRATGLPGAGSGLVGLSERVGLADGTITSGPEPGGGFAVRARLPWPGRDGRPRGGGSGAWTPPDARIVRTPAGTGRGEDS from the coding sequence GTGAACGCGCTCGCCGCCCCCGCCGACCCGTGGGTCGCCCGCTGGCGGCTGGCGCCCCGGGTGCGGGACGTGCTCGCCGTCCTCGCCTCGCTGTTCGTCGCGGTCGCCTGGTTCGCCACCGTCGTGTCCGGTCCGGGGCCCTCCGCGGGCGGGGGTCCCCCGTTCCCGGCGGAGGGCGTCGCGTGGTCGACGGCCACCCCGGTGCAGGTGGGCGCGGCGGTGGTCGTGGTGGTGACGTGCCTGGCGCTGTGGTGGCGCCGCAGCCACCCGGTGCTGCTGTGCCTGGTCGCCCTCGCGGCCGCGTTCCTGCTGGCCTTCGACGGGGCGGTGTTCCCGGCCCTGCTGACCCTGGCCGTCCGGCGCCGGGACCGGCTGCTGGTGCTGACGTCGGTGGTGGCCGTGGTGGCGACGACGTCGGCGAGCCTGCGGACCACGACCGACAGCTGGTCGCTGTCGCTGACGTGGTCGCTCATCGCGGTGTCGCTGTGCGTCTTCGTCGGGGCCTTCGTGGGGGCCCGCCGGGAGCTGGTCCGCTCGCTGCGCGAGCGCGCCGAGCGCGCCGAGCACGAGCAGGTGCTGCGCGCCGAGCAGGCCCGCCTGGCCGAGCGCACCCGGATCGCGCGGGAGATGCACGACGTGCTGGCGCACCGGATCTCGCTGGTCGCCCTGCACGCGGGCGGGCTGGAGGTGCGTCCCGACGTGGGCCCGGAGCAGGTCGAGGCGACGGCGGCGACGATCCGCGAGACCGCCCGCTCCGCCCTGGAGGACCTGCGCCGGGTCCTGGGGGTCCTGCGCGCGCCGGGCACGGGGTCGGCGGCGACGACGGCGGCGGAGCTGGCGCCCCAGCCGACGCTGGTGGACGTCCGGCAGCTGGTGGAGTCCACCCGGGAGGCGGGGGTGTCCGCGGAGTTCCGCACCGACGTGCCCGTGCACGCCGACGTGCCGGCGGAGCTGGGGCGCACGGTCTACCGGGTCGTGCAGGAGGCCCTGACCAACGTCCACAAGCACGCCCCGTCGGCGCAGACCGTGGTCACGGTCTCGGGGGAGGTGGGCCGCGAGATGCTGGTGCAGGTCGTCAACGCGCGCCCGAGCGGGCGGGCCACGGGGCTGCCCGGGGCGGGGTCGGGGCTGGTGGGGCTGTCGGAGCGGGTCGGGCTGGCCGACGGGACGATCACCTCGGGCCCGGAGCCGGGCGGGGGCTTCGCGGTGCGGGCGCGGCTGCCGTGGCCCGGGCGCGACGGGCGCCCGCGCGGCGGCGGGTCGGGCGCGTGGACGCCGCCGGATGCGAGGATCGTGCGCACCCCGGCCGGGACAGGGCGGGGCGAGGACTCGTGA
- a CDS encoding methyl-accepting chemotaxis protein has product MSHPTEGMTVFGRNRDSATRAGAGAAGPMPRDVEALEAVLAALDEEGIATERDAQLACVRALVQALDLCYGAVWLPGPDGRFRIAAEVGTMVPALAGARGLAVGPGDGCGGRALASREAVRCLGSQDAADCARWRAARDAGAGGGAQVPVVEDGRVVALQEYYAHDDLPFFGGRAEKWRAIGRVAAHARRRVLETAVLQETLNDRVAVTTVVTSVGAAASAEDALRRALETVREAFGWAYGSYWALDPATGTLRFQLESGSAGEEFRRVTLAASFAEGVGLSGRAWRARDLVYVRDLAEVTDCVRAPAAQRAGVKSGVCFPVLSEGRVVGTMDFFATEVMELSESRGSALRNVQQLVSQRLDVLRRIEEDAKSSAALLDTVSRLRDAVLDAGRVADAAVGQASTMTDEVDALTRASAAVGDVIKIISTIADQTNLLALNATIEAARAGDLGRGFAVVASEVKDLARETADATQRVATQVAGIQASSGAVSNGINETASIIRELDAVQARISEVIDEQVAMAQERR; this is encoded by the coding sequence GTGAGCCACCCGACCGAGGGGATGACGGTGTTCGGACGCAACAGGGACTCGGCCACGAGGGCCGGAGCAGGGGCCGCCGGTCCGATGCCGCGCGACGTCGAGGCGCTGGAAGCGGTCCTCGCCGCCCTCGACGAGGAGGGCATCGCGACCGAGCGCGACGCGCAGCTCGCGTGCGTGCGCGCCCTCGTGCAGGCCCTGGACCTCTGCTACGGCGCGGTCTGGCTGCCCGGACCGGACGGCAGGTTCCGCATCGCCGCCGAGGTCGGGACCATGGTCCCCGCGCTCGCCGGCGCGCGCGGTCTGGCCGTCGGTCCCGGCGACGGCTGCGGCGGGCGGGCGCTCGCCTCCCGCGAGGCCGTGCGGTGCCTGGGGTCCCAGGACGCGGCGGACTGCGCCCGCTGGCGCGCCGCCCGCGACGCCGGGGCCGGTGGCGGCGCGCAGGTGCCCGTCGTCGAGGACGGGCGGGTCGTGGCCCTCCAGGAGTACTACGCGCACGACGACCTGCCGTTCTTCGGCGGCCGGGCCGAGAAGTGGCGCGCCATCGGCCGGGTCGCCGCCCACGCCCGCCGCCGGGTGCTGGAGACCGCGGTCCTGCAGGAGACCCTCAACGACCGCGTGGCCGTGACGACCGTCGTGACCAGCGTCGGTGCCGCCGCCAGCGCCGAGGACGCGCTGCGCCGCGCCCTGGAGACGGTGCGCGAGGCGTTCGGCTGGGCCTACGGCTCCTACTGGGCGCTGGACCCGGCCACGGGCACCCTGCGGTTCCAGCTGGAGTCCGGCTCCGCCGGCGAGGAGTTCCGCCGGGTCACCCTGGCCGCGAGCTTCGCCGAGGGCGTCGGCCTGTCCGGGCGCGCCTGGCGCGCGCGCGACCTCGTCTACGTCCGCGACCTCGCGGAGGTGACGGACTGCGTGCGCGCCCCCGCGGCGCAGCGGGCCGGGGTGAAGTCCGGCGTCTGCTTCCCCGTCCTCTCCGAGGGGCGGGTCGTGGGCACCATGGACTTCTTCGCCACCGAGGTCATGGAGCTGTCGGAGTCCCGCGGGTCGGCCCTGCGCAACGTGCAGCAGCTCGTCTCCCAGCGCCTCGACGTCCTGCGCCGGATCGAGGAGGACGCGAAGTCCTCCGCGGCCCTGCTGGACACCGTCTCGCGGCTGCGCGACGCGGTCCTGGACGCCGGCCGGGTCGCCGACGCCGCCGTCGGGCAGGCCTCGACGATGACCGACGAGGTCGACGCGCTGACCCGGGCCTCGGCCGCGGTCGGCGACGTCATCAAGATCATCTCCACGATCGCCGACCAGACGAACCTGCTGGCCCTCAACGCCACCATCGAGGCCGCCCGCGCCGGCGACCTCGGCCGCGGGTTCGCCGTCGTGGCCAGCGAGGTCAAGGACCTGGCCCGCGAGACCGCCGACGCCACCCAGCGCGTCGCCACCCAGGTCGCCGGGATCCAGGCCTCCAGCGGCGCCGTGTCCAACGGCATCAACGAGACGGCGTCCATCATCCGCGAGCTCGACGCGGTGCAGGCGCGCATCTCCGAGGTCATCGACGAGCAGGTCGCGATGGCGCAGGAGCGCCGCTGA